One window from the genome of Lentibacillus daqui encodes:
- a CDS encoding tripartite tricarboxylate transporter permease — MSTLLISIVLAIVGGVLFTLIGLISGSDETATMVPFTLLVILLGAPPVAVFSFFMAAVISKHLSHAAPTALMGIPGDTMMVPMLDYAETLRKLGVPHIALRKMISGGIIGALIAFPVALLFAQFLGQFADFFETYTGVIFAVAAVIIAYFSKGKWVSVLLIIPFAFLIQGLNLVSFEVLDKNLSISFFLGIAIGPMFSDILIALSSTARKSVTRAEPQDYNLAPEIKSWSGYFPNPFRILTGLQKVAGSIAAFITSFTFTFSPTGMTALMGELIGSKIKGTYKKATTTLSVMNGVTESTYIAETLIPLIAFGLPLSPMALGPAAALFNAPPVFSVDHNLHHLMSMGDFFVYGLIGLIVGAFIAYPFIMNFSRKATVFIMKYISQEAIIGMFIAIVCVIAYYEGQITGLLVTFTIATVGGLLNRILGVGSGAQFMIYYGSGWMMAVLIGL, encoded by the coding sequence ATGAGTACATTACTTATTTCCATTGTACTGGCAATCGTCGGTGGCGTGTTATTTACACTTATCGGCCTCATTTCCGGATCAGATGAAACGGCGACAATGGTTCCGTTCACCTTATTGGTCATCCTGCTTGGAGCACCACCTGTTGCTGTCTTTTCATTTTTTATGGCTGCTGTTATCTCTAAACACTTGTCACATGCAGCACCAACAGCACTAATGGGTATCCCCGGAGATACAATGATGGTACCCATGCTTGACTATGCAGAAACACTGAGAAAATTGGGGGTCCCACATATTGCCTTACGAAAAATGATCTCAGGTGGTATTATTGGTGCGCTGATTGCTTTTCCGGTGGCCCTTTTATTCGCTCAGTTTCTTGGACAATTCGCTGATTTTTTTGAAACATATACAGGTGTCATTTTTGCTGTTGCGGCAGTAATTATTGCATATTTTTCAAAAGGTAAGTGGGTGAGCGTTCTGCTGATCATTCCTTTTGCCTTTTTAATACAAGGATTAAATCTGGTCAGCTTTGAAGTATTGGATAAAAATCTGTCTATCAGTTTCTTTTTGGGAATTGCGATTGGACCGATGTTTTCCGATATACTTATTGCCCTGTCATCAACAGCCAGAAAAAGTGTTACCCGCGCTGAACCGCAGGACTACAATCTGGCTCCGGAAATTAAATCCTGGTCCGGCTATTTCCCGAATCCATTTCGCATTTTAACCGGTTTACAGAAAGTGGCTGGTTCCATAGCCGCATTTATCACATCATTTACTTTTACATTCAGTCCAACCGGCATGACTGCGCTTATGGGTGAATTAATTGGCTCAAAAATAAAGGGTACCTACAAAAAGGCAACAACAACCCTTTCCGTCATGAACGGTGTAACCGAATCGACCTACATAGCGGAAACGCTCATTCCGTTAATTGCCTTTGGCTTGCCCTTAAGCCCTATGGCATTAGGACCAGCCGCAGCGTTATTTAATGCACCACCGGTATTTTCGGTCGATCATAATTTGCATCATCTTATGTCAATGGGTGATTTTTTCGTTTACGGTTTGATTGGACTTATTGTTGGGGCATTCATTGCTTACCCATTTATTATGAATTTTTCACGAAAAGCAACTGTCTTTATTATGAAATATATTAGCCAGGAGGCAATCATCGGCATGTTTATTGCCATCGTTTGTGTGATTGCCTATTATGAAGGTCAAATAACAGGGCTATTAGTCACATTCACCATTGCGACGGTTGGCGGTTTACTGAACCGGATTCTGGGGGTTGGCTCAGGTGCCCAGTTCATGATTTATTACGGTTCGGGCTGGATGATGGCCGTATTGATTGGCTTGTAA
- a CDS encoding Rieske (2Fe-2S) protein has translation MPYTQPTVAGVDRADAMLSDGRPAGTDLGFMQEQLLDEIGHDIGILTGALDPSPSSMHGWYEMATALASAPLDKGIMYGATTASSKPGDYDYCHHGEIIRCPWHGREFDIKNDGRMLANPDKRIPSFNIRIEDENVIVRIW, from the coding sequence ATGCCTTATACGCAGCCGACCGTTGCCGGAGTCGACCGGGCTGATGCAATGCTTTCCGATGGCCGGCCAGCAGGAACAGACTTAGGATTCATGCAGGAACAGCTGTTGGACGAAATCGGTCATGACATTGGTATTTTGACTGGTGCCTTAGATCCGTCCCCTTCCTCCATGCATGGGTGGTATGAAATGGCGACAGCGCTGGCATCAGCTCCACTTGATAAAGGGATAATGTACGGAGCAACGACCGCCAGTAGCAAACCAGGTGACTACGATTACTGCCATCATGGTGAAATTATCCGCTGTCCCTGGCATGGTAGAGAATTTGATATTAAAAACGACGGGCGAATGCTTGCCAATCCGGATAAAAGGATTCCGAGTTTCAACATACGAATAGAAGATGAAAATGTCATCGTCCGGATTTGGTGA
- a CDS encoding glycine betaine ABC transporter substrate-binding protein — protein sequence MLVGCQGGSADKNSKEGNNEATNIKEIVGIEPESGTMNIAKETLESYNLDVELTPSSEPAMVKELQHAIEKEEPIVVTLWQPHWMFSEYDLKFLEDPKGTLGESESIHTMVRQGLKDEHPSAYQFLDNFYWEVEDMNEVMAKFGQDDDVEPQEAAKEWIENNRDKVESWTEGIEPVDNETIELAYTNYDTELSSTNVVTLVLKELGYNVKLTSLDMGIAFESLSKGEIDGMLIAWLPVGAASYYEQYKDENDDLGPNLEGAQQGFVVPEYMDIDSIEDLPTK from the coding sequence ATGCTAGTGGGTTGTCAAGGAGGATCTGCCGATAAAAATTCAAAAGAAGGAAATAATGAGGCAACTAATATTAAAGAAATTGTTGGAATTGAGCCAGAATCAGGAACGATGAATATCGCAAAAGAAACACTTGAATCGTACAACTTGGATGTGGAATTAACTCCGAGCTCGGAACCAGCGATGGTAAAGGAATTGCAACATGCGATTGAAAAAGAAGAACCGATCGTTGTTACACTCTGGCAACCACATTGGATGTTTAGCGAATATGATTTAAAATTTCTGGAGGACCCAAAAGGAACACTGGGTGAATCTGAAAGCATACATACAATGGTTCGACAAGGTCTTAAGGATGAACATCCATCAGCCTATCAGTTTTTAGACAACTTCTATTGGGAAGTGGAAGACATGAATGAAGTGATGGCGAAATTCGGACAAGACGATGATGTTGAACCGCAAGAAGCAGCTAAAGAATGGATCGAAAACAACCGAGATAAAGTGGAGTCCTGGACAGAAGGCATTGAACCTGTTGATAACGAGACAATCGAACTAGCCTATACGAATTATGATACAGAACTTTCATCGACGAATGTAGTTACCCTTGTTCTTAAAGAGTTGGGCTACAATGTCAAATTGACATCGCTTGATATGGGTATCGCATTTGAAAGTCTTTCCAAAGGGGAGATAGATGGTATGTTAATTGCCTGGCTCCCTGTAGGTGCTGCTTCCTATTATGAGCAATATAAAGACGAGAACGATGACTTGGGTCCCAATTTGGAAGGCGCTCAACAAGGTTTTGTTGTACCAGAATATATGGATATTGATAGTATCGAAGACTTGCCAACTAAGTAA
- a CDS encoding ABC transporter permease, which produces MMSYTIRRFLMLIPVLFGMSIIVFSIVRAIPGDPAQTILGTKASPEAIANLRESLGLDNPFFVQYGTYIKDLLTGDLGTSIRTGTPINEEIWTALAATAELTIVAMIIAIVIGLNAGVISAWFRNSWFDYVIMVLALVGISMPIFWLGLMLQYQFAVDLGWLPTNGREDIRNPIDAITNFFLIDTLIHGNFSQFMAAVKHLLLPAIALGTIPMAMIARMTRSSMLGVMGSDYIRTARAKGQKMFWVVYKHAFKNAFIPVLTVIGIQSGLLLGGAILTETIFGWPGIGRYIYDAIQSRDYPVVQSGILVIATIFVLINLIVDLLYAVFDPRIKYR; this is translated from the coding sequence ATGATGTCTTATACGATTCGCCGGTTTTTGATGCTCATTCCAGTTTTGTTTGGGATGTCCATTATTGTCTTTTCGATTGTTCGAGCAATTCCTGGCGACCCAGCCCAAACTATTCTGGGCACGAAAGCATCTCCTGAAGCCATTGCCAACTTGCGAGAGAGTTTAGGACTGGATAATCCTTTTTTTGTTCAGTATGGTACGTACATAAAAGACTTGTTGACAGGCGATCTTGGCACTTCCATTCGCACAGGAACGCCAATCAATGAGGAAATTTGGACGGCGTTGGCCGCTACTGCAGAACTGACGATTGTCGCGATGATTATTGCAATTGTCATCGGCTTGAATGCAGGCGTCATCAGTGCCTGGTTTCGCAACTCCTGGTTCGATTACGTCATCATGGTGTTAGCGTTAGTAGGGATATCGATGCCGATTTTCTGGCTAGGGTTAATGTTACAGTATCAATTTGCTGTCGATTTGGGATGGCTTCCAACTAACGGCCGGGAAGATATTCGAAATCCGATTGATGCAATTACGAACTTTTTCCTGATTGATACGTTAATACACGGCAATTTCAGTCAATTCATGGCCGCTGTCAAGCATCTTTTATTACCTGCGATTGCACTCGGTACGATTCCAATGGCGATGATTGCAAGGATGACGCGGTCAAGCATGCTTGGTGTCATGGGCTCCGATTATATACGTACTGCACGTGCGAAAGGTCAAAAAATGTTCTGGGTCGTTTACAAGCATGCCTTTAAGAACGCATTCATTCCTGTTTTAACTGTTATTGGGATTCAATCCGGATTGCTTTTGGGCGGTGCCATTCTAACAGAGACCATTTTCGGATGGCCCGGGATTGGCCGTTATATCTATGATGCCATTCAATCCAGGGATTATCCGGTTGTCCAGTCCGGTATTTTAGTTATCGCAACGATCTTTGTTTTAATCAACTTGATTGTGGATCTCTTATATGCCGTATTTGATCCAAGAATTAAATATCGTTAG
- a CDS encoding ABC transporter substrate-binding protein has product MKKSLLFFIGAIVMVSIALVGCSSDSDSSGSSGNSGGDSTQDTLIYGRGADATRLDPARVTDGESLKVTQQVMETLVNFKPGTTDLEPGLATDWEQKDDGKTYVFQLREDVKFQDGTDFNADAVVYNFERWQNGSSEDNFAYYPSMFGGFGDDSVIKDVEAVDDHTVEIHLKTPFAPFLKNLAMTPFAIGSPDALENGNFEKEPVGTGPFAFDSWEKNSKIVLKKNEDYWNEGKPKLNQVIFQVIPDNASRLNALKNGEIDLMDGVNPSDVASIEKNDALTIWNRPPLNLGYLGFNVEEEPFDDKAVREALSYAVDKDALVDAFYAGNGESAKNPMPPTIDGFNDDIEPYEFDPDKAKEKLADAGYPDGFEMELWTMTNPRPYLPQPEKIAEAIQSSFGKAGVDVKIKTMEWSTYIEKLTDGESPAFLMGWTGDNGDADNFLYSLLDEDSIGSNNMSRYANKDVHKLLKDAQTEPDDDKRMDLYKEAQEIIHEEAPWIPLVYAEEPLAGNADMQDYQPNPTGSEPFDEVSFK; this is encoded by the coding sequence ATGAAAAAGTCGTTATTATTTTTTATTGGAGCCATTGTTATGGTGTCTATTGCCCTTGTCGGTTGTTCTTCGGATTCCGATAGCAGTGGAAGTTCCGGAAATTCCGGCGGGGATAGTACACAAGATACGTTGATCTACGGACGTGGTGCCGATGCTACACGGCTTGATCCGGCAAGGGTAACGGACGGTGAGTCGCTGAAGGTAACGCAACAGGTCATGGAGACGCTGGTTAATTTTAAACCGGGTACGACCGATCTGGAACCGGGACTCGCGACTGACTGGGAACAAAAAGATGATGGCAAGACATACGTTTTTCAATTACGTGAAGACGTGAAATTTCAAGACGGAACTGATTTTAATGCCGATGCGGTCGTTTACAACTTTGAACGCTGGCAAAACGGAAGCAGCGAGGATAACTTTGCCTACTATCCTTCCATGTTTGGCGGTTTTGGCGACGATAGTGTGATCAAGGATGTGGAAGCGGTGGATGATCATACGGTGGAAATACACTTAAAAACGCCTTTTGCTCCGTTTTTGAAAAACCTGGCGATGACACCATTTGCGATTGGTAGTCCTGATGCTTTGGAAAACGGCAATTTTGAGAAAGAACCGGTTGGAACCGGACCGTTTGCATTTGATAGTTGGGAGAAAAACAGCAAGATTGTACTGAAGAAAAACGAGGATTACTGGAACGAGGGAAAACCGAAGCTCAATCAAGTTATTTTCCAGGTGATTCCGGATAATGCTTCTCGGTTAAACGCACTGAAAAATGGCGAAATCGATCTAATGGATGGCGTCAACCCATCTGATGTAGCGTCCATTGAAAAGAATGATGCACTCACGATTTGGAACCGCCCACCTTTAAATCTGGGCTATCTCGGCTTTAATGTAGAAGAGGAGCCGTTTGATGATAAAGCCGTACGTGAAGCGTTGAGTTATGCTGTTGATAAAGATGCGTTGGTGGATGCTTTCTACGCTGGTAATGGGGAGTCCGCAAAAAATCCAATGCCACCAACGATTGATGGGTTTAATGATGACATTGAACCTTACGAATTTGACCCGGACAAAGCAAAAGAGAAATTGGCAGATGCCGGTTATCCAGATGGATTTGAAATGGAATTATGGACCATGACCAACCCGAGGCCATATCTGCCGCAGCCAGAAAAGATTGCCGAAGCGATTCAATCCTCCTTTGGTAAAGCGGGTGTCGATGTAAAAATCAAAACAATGGAATGGTCCACTTATATTGAAAAACTGACCGACGGCGAAAGTCCAGCTTTCCTGATGGGTTGGACCGGAGATAATGGAGATGCTGACAACTTCCTTTATTCGTTGCTTGATGAAGATAGTATTGGAAGCAACAACATGTCACGCTATGCCAACAAGGACGTGCATAAGTTATTGAAGGACGCGCAGACAGAACCGGATGATGATAAACGGATGGATCTTTACAAGGAGGCACAAGAGATTATACACGAAGAGGCTCCATGGATTCCATTGGTCTATGCGGAGGAACCTTTGGCCGGGAATGCGGATATGCAAGATTATCAGCCAAACCCGACCGGAAGTGAACCGTTCGATGAAGTCAGCTTTAAATAA
- a CDS encoding ABC transporter permease: MGQMQTEPGNAPVQTKETDKISSPINDIWRVFRKNKLALVGAGILAFFILLALFAGMLAPEGIDDQKVNQPEELLHSPSGAYWLGTDEFGRDILSRVMYGARLSLWVGFSSVVGSVIVGVILGILAGYYGRWLDILISRIFDIMLAFPSILLAIAIVAMLGPSLQNALIAIALVNVPIFGRLIRSTVLSLKEEEYVEAARSIGMRDSRILFHHILPNSLAPIIVQGTLSIATAILDAAALGFLGLGAQPPDPEWGRMLADSRNLIQEAPWTVIFPGICIMLTVLGFNLVGDGLRDALDPKMKT; the protein is encoded by the coding sequence ATGGGACAGATGCAAACAGAACCGGGGAATGCTCCAGTTCAGACAAAGGAAACGGACAAGATTTCCTCTCCTATCAACGACATTTGGCGTGTCTTTCGCAAAAATAAATTGGCCCTTGTTGGTGCTGGTATCCTGGCTTTCTTTATATTACTGGCTTTGTTTGCTGGAATGCTTGCACCAGAGGGAATCGATGACCAGAAAGTAAACCAGCCTGAAGAATTGTTGCATTCACCATCCGGAGCGTACTGGCTGGGAACAGATGAGTTTGGACGTGACATTTTGAGTCGAGTGATGTACGGCGCACGACTGTCCCTATGGGTTGGTTTTTCTTCTGTTGTCGGGTCGGTGATTGTCGGCGTGATTTTAGGAATTCTTGCAGGGTATTACGGGCGCTGGCTGGATATTCTTATTTCACGGATTTTTGATATTATGCTCGCTTTCCCAAGTATTTTATTGGCTATTGCCATTGTTGCGATGTTAGGGCCGTCGCTGCAAAACGCTTTGATCGCCATTGCCCTCGTCAACGTCCCGATTTTTGGAAGGTTGATCCGCTCCACCGTCCTTAGCCTAAAAGAGGAAGAATATGTCGAAGCGGCCCGATCGATCGGGATGCGGGATTCCCGTATTTTGTTTCATCATATTTTGCCAAACAGTCTCGCTCCGATAATCGTACAGGGAACTTTGAGTATTGCAACGGCGATTTTGGATGCAGCAGCACTCGGATTTCTTGGACTTGGGGCACAGCCACCAGATCCGGAATGGGGAAGAATGCTTGCTGATTCCAGAAATCTGATTCAAGAGGCTCCGTGGACGGTTATCTTTCCAGGGATTTGTATCATGTTGACTGTTCTTGGGTTTAATTTAGTGGGCGATGGACTGCGTGATGCGCTGGATCCGAAAATGAAGACGTGA